One region of Camelina sativa cultivar DH55 chromosome 6, Cs, whole genome shotgun sequence genomic DNA includes:
- the LOC104793757 gene encoding UDP-glucuronic acid decarboxylase 4, with the protein MASELTNRRHEIEQREEAESYYPRPIKPWFAAIRPIRYMLREQRLIFVLVGIAIATLAFTLFSKSSSSSPSQPIPYDDADPLPGYGMRSYHPTIEYTSRIGSAGGKIPLGLKRKVLRVVVTGGAGFVGSHLVDRLIARGDNVIVVDNFFTGRKENVMHHFSNPNFELIRHDVVEPILLEVDQIYHLACPASPVHYKYNPVKTIKTNVVGTLNMLGLAKRVGARFLLTSTSEVYGDPLQHPQVETYWGNVNPIGVRSCYDEGKRTAETLTMDYHRGANVEVRIARIFNTYGPRMCIDDGRVVSNFVAQALRKEPLTVYGDGKQTRSFQFVSDLVEGLMRLMEGEHVGPFNLGNPGEFTMLELAKVVQETIDPNAKIEFRPNTEDDPHKRKPDITKAKELLGWEPKVALRQGLPLMVKDFRQRVFGDQKQDSSTTSSSTE; encoded by the exons ATGGCGTCTGAGCTCACAAACCGGCGTCACGAGATTGAACAACGAGAAGAAGCGGAGTCTTACTACCCGAGGCCGATTAAGCCGTGGTTCGCAGCGATTCGTCCGATCCGTTACATGCTCCGAGAACAGAGACTCATCTTCGTTCTCGTCGGCATCGCAATCGCCACGTTAGCCTTCACACTCTTCTCCAAatcgtcatcatcatccccGAGCCAACCCATCCCTTACGACGACGCCGATCCTCTCCCCGGTTACGGAATGCGATCGTATCATCCCACCATCGAGTACACGAGCCGGATCGGATCGGCGGGTGGCAAAATCCCTCTAGGTCTAAAACGCAAAGTGCTAAGAGTCGTAGTTACCGGTGGAGCCGGTTTCGTCGGGTCTCACCTGGTTGACCGGTTGATCGCAAGAGGAGATAACGTGATCGTCGTTGACAATTTCTTCACCGGGAGGAAAGAGAACGTGATGCACCATTTCAGTAACCCCAATTTCGAGCTTATCCGCCACGACGTCGTGGAGCCCATCCTCCTCGAGGTTGATCAGATATATCACCTGGCGTGCCCTGCCTCACCTGTCCATTACAAATATAATCCCGTCAAGACTATCAAGACCAATGTCGTCGGTACGCTCAACATGTTGGGTCTAGCCAAGCGAGTTGGTGCCAGATTCCTACTCACCAGTACCAGTGAGGTCTACGGAGATCCTCTTCAGCATCCTCAGGTCGAGACTTACTGGGGCAACGTTAATCCCATCG GTGTTCGGAGTTGTTACGACGAAGGGAAACGTACGGCGGAGACTTTGACCATGGATTACCATAGAGGCGCTAATGTTGAGGTTAGGATTGCCCGTATCTTCAATACTTATGGCCCAAGGATGTGTATCGATGACGGTCGTGTGGTTAGCAACTTTGTTGCCCAG GCCTTAAGAAAAGAGCCTTTGACTGTTTATGGTGACGGTAAGCAGACAAGGAGTTTCCAGTTTGTCTCCGATCTG GTGGAGGGTCTGATGAGGCTGATGGAGGGAGAACATGTCGGTCCATTCAACCTTGGTAACCCTGGTGAATTTACCATGCTCGAGCTCGCTAAg GTGGTTCAAGAGACCATTGACCCGAACGCAAAGATAGAGTTTAGACCAAACACAGAGGACGACCCACACAAGAGGAAACCAGACATCACAAAGGCCAAAGAGCTTCTTGGTTGGGAACCAAAGGTGGCTCTACGCCAAGGACTCCCACTTATGGTCAAAGATTTCCGTCAACGTGTCTTTGGCGACCAAAAGCAGGATTCTTCCACCACCTCATCATCAACAGAGTAA
- the LOC104793755 gene encoding small nuclear ribonucleoprotein Sm D2 isoform X2 produces MSSKPMEEDTNGKTEEEEFNTGPLSVLMMSVKNNTQVLINCRNNRKLLGRVRAFDRHCNMVLENVREMWTEVPKTGKGKKKALPVNRDRFISKMFLRGDSVIIVLRNPK; encoded by the exons ATGAG CAGTAAGCCAATGGAGGAGGATACTAAT GGCAAGACCGAGGAAGAGGAATTCAACACTGGGCCACTCTCTGTTCTTATGATGAGCGTCAAGAATAACACTCAG GTGTTGATCAATTGCCGTAACAACAGGAAACTTCTTGGGCGAGTGAGGGCATTTGACAGACACTGCAACATGGTTCTTGAAAATGTCCGAGAGATGTGGACTGAG GTTCCGAAAACTGGAAAAGGCAAGAAGAAGGCACTTCCGGTCAACAGAGATCGTTTCATAAGCAAGATGTTTCTACGTGGAGATTCAGTCATTATCGTCCTCAGGAATCCaaagtga
- the LOC104793755 gene encoding small nuclear ribonucleoprotein Sm D2 isoform X4, giving the protein MSKPMEEDTNGKTEEEEFNTGPLSVLMMSVKNNTQVLINCRNNRKLLGRVRAFDRHCNMVLENVREMWTEVPKTGKGKKKALPVNRDRFISKMFLRGDSVIIVLRNPK; this is encoded by the exons ATGAG TAAGCCAATGGAGGAGGATACTAAT GGCAAGACCGAGGAAGAGGAATTCAACACTGGGCCACTCTCTGTTCTTATGATGAGCGTCAAGAATAACACTCAG GTGTTGATCAATTGCCGTAACAACAGGAAACTTCTTGGGCGAGTGAGGGCATTTGACAGACACTGCAACATGGTTCTTGAAAATGTCCGAGAGATGTGGACTGAG GTTCCGAAAACTGGAAAAGGCAAGAAGAAGGCACTTCCGGTCAACAGAGATCGTTTCATAAGCAAGATGTTTCTACGTGGAGATTCAGTCATTATCGTCCTCAGGAATCCaaagtga
- the LOC104793755 gene encoding small nuclear ribonucleoprotein Sm D2 isoform X3, which produces MSKPMEEDTNQGKTEEEEFNTGPLSVLMMSVKNNTQVLINCRNNRKLLGRVRAFDRHCNMVLENVREMWTEVPKTGKGKKKALPVNRDRFISKMFLRGDSVIIVLRNPK; this is translated from the exons ATGAG TAAGCCAATGGAGGAGGATACTAAT CAGGGCAAGACCGAGGAAGAGGAATTCAACACTGGGCCACTCTCTGTTCTTATGATGAGCGTCAAGAATAACACTCAG GTGTTGATCAATTGCCGTAACAACAGGAAACTTCTTGGGCGAGTGAGGGCATTTGACAGACACTGCAACATGGTTCTTGAAAATGTCCGAGAGATGTGGACTGAG GTTCCGAAAACTGGAAAAGGCAAGAAGAAGGCACTTCCGGTCAACAGAGATCGTTTCATAAGCAAGATGTTTCTACGTGGAGATTCAGTCATTATCGTCCTCAGGAATCCaaagtga
- the LOC104793755 gene encoding small nuclear ribonucleoprotein Sm D2 isoform X1 codes for MSSKPMEEDTNQGKTEEEEFNTGPLSVLMMSVKNNTQVLINCRNNRKLLGRVRAFDRHCNMVLENVREMWTEVPKTGKGKKKALPVNRDRFISKMFLRGDSVIIVLRNPK; via the exons ATGAG CAGTAAGCCAATGGAGGAGGATACTAAT CAGGGCAAGACCGAGGAAGAGGAATTCAACACTGGGCCACTCTCTGTTCTTATGATGAGCGTCAAGAATAACACTCAG GTGTTGATCAATTGCCGTAACAACAGGAAACTTCTTGGGCGAGTGAGGGCATTTGACAGACACTGCAACATGGTTCTTGAAAATGTCCGAGAGATGTGGACTGAG GTTCCGAAAACTGGAAAAGGCAAGAAGAAGGCACTTCCGGTCAACAGAGATCGTTTCATAAGCAAGATGTTTCTACGTGGAGATTCAGTCATTATCGTCCTCAGGAATCCaaagtga